From Deltaproteobacteria bacterium:
GAGAAAAAAGCCACCCAGGTGCTCAAAGAGTATGTTGACATTTATGGAAAGGATTCATTTTTCCTCGAGATCCAGGCAAACGGCCTTCCCGAACAAAACAGGATGAACAAGCTGCTCGCCAAGCTCTCGAATAAAAACGGCGTGCCGCTGGTTGCGACCAACGACTGTCACTATCTGAAAAAGGAGGATTACGGGATCCATGACATCCTTTTATGCCTCCAGACGGGCAAGAAAATAGACGACGAAAACAGGATGAGATTTGAAACAGACCAGTTTTACTTAAAACCCCCTGAACTGATGTACAAAGAGTTCGAGAACTACGGCGAATCCCTCAAGAACACGATGTACATTTTCGAGCGATGCAATGTGACCATCGACCTTGGAACCTACAAAATCCCCCGCTTCCTATCCCCGGAGGGTATTGCAAGCCACGATTACATGAAGACACTTGCCATCAACGGCATGGAGGAGCGGTTCTTGGAAATGAAATCGCGCAACGAAAAAATCGACGACCATGACCGGTTGCACTACAGAAAGCGGCTGGATTACGAGATAGAGGTCATTAAAAATACCGGCTTTGCTGACTATTTTTTGATTGTCTGGGACTTTATAAACTTTTCCAAGAAAAAGGGTATTCCCGTTGGACCGGGAAGGGGGAGCGCCGCGGGATCACTGGTATCCTATTGCCTGAGGATTACCGACATCGATCCGATTCAATATGATCTGCTCTTCGAGAGGTTTTTAAACCCCGACCGCATAAGCATGCCCGATATAGACTGCGACTTCTGTATGCTCGGAAGAGATGAGGTGATCAGATATGTCGAGGATAAATACGGAAAGGAGAACGTTGCACAGATCATCACTTTCGGGACCATGCAGGCAAAAGCCGCCATCCGAGATGTGGCAAGAGTTCTCGACATTCCCTACGCTGAGGCAGACAGGATGGCAAAACTCGTCCCTGCAGGAATGAAACTTGCCCCCGCGATAAGGACCGACCCCAGGTTAAAGGATCTGCTCGATAGTGACCCTCAGGCGAAAAAGGTTGCCGATATATCGATTGCCATCGAGGGGACCTCGAGGCACGCATCGACGCATGCCGCGGGGGTCGTCATTTCCAGCGGCCGGATTACCGAGCATGTCCCCCTCTACAGAAACTCCAACGGGGATATCACCACGCAGTTTCCGATGAAGGATATCGATAAGATCGGACTGATAAAATTCGACTTTCTCGGCCTGCGGACGCTGACGATAATGAAGCACGCCCTCGACCTCATCAGACAGAACCACGGGGTCGAACTGAAGCTGGAACGGATCAAGCTCGATGACGTGGAGGTCTACAAAACGCTCCAACAGGGAGACACGAAAGGGGTATTCCAGTGCGAGAGCACCGGCTTCACCGATCTCATCACAAAAATCAGACCCACGAAATTAACAGAGCTCATCGATGCAATTGCCCTGTACCGGCCGGGGCCTCTTCAGAGCGGAATGGTCGATGATTACGTTGAGAGGAAACATGGGCGAAGGCAGGTAGATTATATCTTCCCGGAGCTGAAGGAGATCCTGAAGGACACACACGGAGTGATCGTCTACCAGGAACAGGTGATGAAAATTGCCCAGGTGCTCGCCGGGTATTCGATGGGCGAAGCCGACTCGCTCAGAAAGGCGATCGGGAAAAAAGACCAGATAAAAATGGCCGAGCATGAGATCAAATTCATCGATGGATGTGTGAAAAAGGGAATAGAGAGGGAAAAAGCAGGGATCTTCTGGAGCAGCATAAAAGGGTTCGGGGAATACGGTTTCAACAAATCCCACAGCGCGGCCTACGCTTTCATCGCCTACTATACGGCGTATTTGAAGACCCATTACCCCGTGGAGTACTTCTGCTCCATTCTCACCTACGAAGCACAGGATACAGCCAAGGTAATACAGTACATCAACTATTGCAAAGACAGGGGAATCGAGGTCCTGCCCCCCGACGTGAACGAAAGCGAGGAGCAGTTCATCATCAGTGACGGCAAGATACGCTTCGGGCTATCTGCAATCAAGAACGTGGGCTCCTCGGCAATCGAAGGCATCGTCGAAGCGCGAAAAGAGAGTCCATTTGCCAATTTGTTGGACTTTTCCAGGAGGGTTGACCACAGGAAGGTGAACAAGAGGACGATAGAGAGCCTGATAAAAGCGGGGGCCTTCGACACGATAGAGCCATCGAGAGGGAAGGCGTTCACGATATTCCCGGGATTGATGGAGAAGGTCCAGCTCATGAAAAAGAAAGAGGCAGACCCCCAGATGGGTCTTTTCGGGGAAAAAGCCCCAGCGGATATCATACGTCTCGAGATCGATCTGGAAGGGGTGCGCGACTGGTCGGAGAAGGAGAAGATGCTCTACGAGAAAGAGAGCCTCGGTTTCTACATAACGGGACATCCCCTCGACCAGCACGATGCCCTTTTATCCGAGGTGAGCGTTGAAACCACATCCTCTCTCCAGCACAGGTATCAGGGAGACAGGGTTACGGTTGCAGGTGTGGTAAACAACCTCCGGGAGAAGAGAACGAGGCGCAACGAGGTAATGGCAATAGTCTTTTTCGAGGACAGGGAGGGAATCGTCGAGGTAATCGTCTTCCCGAACCTCTACGGAGTATCGGATCACATAATCAAATCAGCCGACCCCTTCTTCGTTTCCGGGAGAGTGGAGAGAGACGACAAAAGTGTTAAAATAATTGCAGAGGACATTGTTCAGATCAACGAAGGGAAAGAACGGCTCTCCCGGGAGGTACACATAACGCTCGATTCCAGCAGGGTTAAAAGTGAAGATGTGGCTGAGATCAGCAAGCTTTTCATGAAACACAGGGGCGATAAAAAATCTCGAATCAACTACATCCTCGATGAAACACTGCTTGTCGTCATCGATCTGTCCGAAGATTATTCGCTGGCCCCTTCGCCGACATTCGCAAAGGATTTGAAAAATAAACTGGGGTACGATGCTTTTGACCTTCACTGACCGCCCAATTGTCTCCGGAAATGGAGGAAAGGAAAAGGCTATCCTCGTCGGTGTATTCCTCAAGGGCAGGAAAAATAGACAGAGCAGCCCTTACCGGCCCGTAATAGCCCAGGATTTCATGGACGAGCTGCATGCCCTTGCAAGAAGCGCCAATGCAGAGGTTCCCCACTCCGTGATAACTTCGGCAAGCCACTTCAATCCTTCCATGCTGATCGGCACCGGGAAAGCGGATGAGATCCACAGGCTGATTCACCACCACGACGCGGATCTCGTCATTTTCAATAATCTCCTGCGGCCTGTGCAGCAAAAAAACCTCGAGGAGTTTCTCGGCGTGAAGGTAATCGACAGGAAAGAGCTCATTCTCGACATCTTTGCCCAGAGGGCAAAGAGTTCGGAAGGTAAATTGCAGGTGGAGCTCGCCCAGCTTCAATACCGTTTGACCAGGATCATCGGGAAGGGCAGGGAGCTGTCACGAACGGGAGGGGGAATAGGAACCAGGGGGCCGGGAGAGAAGAAGCTCGAGATAGACAGGAGGAGAATTCGGGAGAGGATAAGCCAGATCAAAAGGGATCTTGTCAAGGTTCGAAAGACGAGAACTCTTCATTACGAAAGGAGAAAGAAGGGGAATGCCTTTGTCGTTTCCCTGGTTGGATACACCAACGCCGGCAAATCCACCCTATTTAATTTCCTGACCGGTGCCTCCGCGATCTCCAAGAATCAGATGTTTTCGACCCTCGATCCGACAACGAGGAGAATAAACATCCCGTCAAATGGAAAAAGATGCCTCATCGTAGACACGGTCGGATTCATAAGGGATCTTCCCCCCGAGCTCATCGATGCTTTCAAGGCGACACTCGAGGGCATCAACGAGTCCGACCTGATCATACACGTCATCGATTTTTCATCGCCCTTCAGTGAGGAAAACGAGGAGGTCGTCGAGGAGATCCTCTCCGATATCGGCGTAAGGGATAAACCGATGATAACCGTGTATAACAAAACAGACCTCACGAAAGGACAATATTCTATTGAGCCCGGCAGCGGGAAATTGTATATTTCTGCGAAGACGGGGAATGGGACAGATGTATTAATACGGGAGATCTTAAAGCGCGTATGCCAGTTCGAAGATACAGGGAAAAGTTCGACACAGAGCGAATTCTCAACCTCGCAAATATCATCACGGCAGCGAGAATAATACTCATCCCCTTTTTCGTCCAGTTTATCATTCAGGACAGGTACACATATGCCTTGTACGTCTTCGTCATCTGCGGATTGAGCGATGCCGTCGACGGTTTCATCGCGCGGGTATTCCAGGTAAAGAGCAGGTTTGGCATGCTCCTTGACCCCATAGCCGACAAGGCCCTCATGGCCACATCGTTCATCATTCTCGGGATATATCAAAAAATTCCCCTCCTGCTCGTCATCATCACAATCAGCAGGGACATCATCATACTCCTGGGCTCGCTGCTGATCATCATATTTATCGGCATGGAGGAGATATCCACCGTCCCCCTCGGAAAAGCCAACACCGTCTTCCAGCTCACCACGATCGCATATATCCTCTTCCTCCTCTCCTATCCTGATTTTATACGTGGCCTCGGTCTCGAAAAAAATGCCGTTATAGTCAAAACCGCTCTATTTTACGTGACGGGTGGGACGACCCTTCTGTCGGGAATCCACTACTTTGTAAACGGTTTTAAAAAGCTGACAAGGATTTAAACGTGGTCAGAGTGGACGGTGTAACACGGGACAGCGTCGCAGACAGGCACGGCGTTGTGCGGGGCGACCGAATCGTTCACGTGAACGGGAAAAGTGTCGAAGACCTCATCGACCTTCACTTCCTCACCGCACAGGCAAGGTGCCGTATCGGCGTAAGGAACAAAAGGGGCGAGGAGTTCACCTTCCCATACCGTGAGAAAGAGGGCCCCCTCGGCATTATCCCCGAGCCGATAAAAGTCAAACGGTGCAGGAACAAGTGCGTTTTCTGCTTCGTACACCAGCTGCCCCGGGGGATGCGAAGGACTCTGTACGTAAAGGACGAGGATTACCGCCTCTCGTTTCTCTCGGGAAACTTCGTTACCCTCTCCGATGTGACCGATGAGGAGCTCGCCAAGATCATCAGATACCGTCTGTCACCGATTTACGTTTCCATCCACACAACGGACAACGACCTCCGTCGAAGGATGCTCGGCAATCCGCGTGCCAGAGACATAAAGACAACCCTTCACGAATTGACCCACAACGGCATCTCCGTCCACGGCCAGATAGTCATCTGCCCGGGAATCAACGATGGAAAGGTCCTGACGCAGACCGTCTCGGATCTTTCCCGCCTTTATCCCGGACTGGAGAGCGTAGCGCTGGTGCCGGTCGGAATAACCGCCCACAGGGAAGGCCTGCCGCCCATTGAAAGTATCACCGTAGAAAAGGCAAAGGATATCGTTACGTATGTTGAGTCTTTCGCACGAAAATTCAGGAAAGAGAGTGGAGAGGATTTCCTCTACGCTTCCGATGAGTTTTATATCCTGGCACAGAGAGGTCTCCCTTCCGAGAAGCGGTATGGAGAATTCCATCAGATAGAAAACGGCGTGGGGCTGGTGAGAAAATTCATGAAGTCTGCAAACAGGTTTTCCAAAATGGCGGCAAAACCCATGGGAGATCTTGCCGGAATTGTGGTGACTGGCGCGTTGTCCTCGGGGCTCATCGATCGCTTCATCTCTGAATTCAACCAAAAAACAGGAGCATCGGTGAGGGTAATACCGGTTGAGAACGCTCTTTTCGGGAATACCGTTACCGTCACGGGCCTGCTTACGGGTGAAGACATAGTGAGGGCGGTCAAAGGCGGAAAGGGGGAAATTCTCTTCATACCTTCGGTCCTCTTGAGGGAAACGGGGGATAGATTCCTCGATGATCTCACGCCGGAAAAACTGGGAGGTGTCACGGGAAAAAGGGTGGTCGTATTTGAACCCGATCCTGTCGAATTTTACCGAAAATGCCTGGAAATAATGTATAATTGATGGTAATTGAGAAAATAACGTATTGACACAAAAAAGCACCTTTGGTAATAATTTAATGCTAAATCAAACGTGTGGGCGATTAGCTCAGATGGTTAGAGTGCCTGCTTGACATGCAGGAGGTCACTGGTTCAAATCCAGTATCGCCCACCATAAGTATAGATATTCATTCGACTAACCCGGTTTATCCGGGTTTTTAAACTTTATGAGGGAGATTGGGCGTTGCCATATGTTACCGTTGAGGGGCAGCAGGATCGGTTCACCCCGGGTATGACATACGAAGACCTACTCGTCAACAATTCATCCGTAAATGCCGGTAGAGTGGTAGCCGTAAAGGTCAACGGCATGGAGAGCGACCTGAGCAGGACGATTGAGGAGGGCTCGGAGATATCGTGGATCATGGTTGACGAAGATGAGGGCGTGGACATCCTCCGGCACAGCGCCGCCCACGTTATGGCGTGTGCCGTGAAAAGACTTTTCCCCGAGGCGATGGTAACGATCGGGCCATCTATAGAAAACGGATTTTACTACGATTTTGACGTCCGGGAGCCCTTTACGCCCGATGACCTGAAAAAGATCGAAAAGGAGATGAAAAAGATCGTAGCCGGGAACCTTCCCTTTGAAAAAATGGTCATGGGTAGGGAAGAGGCGATCGATTATTTCGAAAAAATTGGCGAGCACTACAAGGTCGAACTCTTGAGGGAAATAGCGGATGAAAAGGTGTCCCTCTACAAACTCGGCGAGTTCGTCGACCTCTGCAGGGGCCCCCACGTGAAGTCGAGCAGGCGGGTAAATTTCTTCAGCCTCCTCAAGATAGCGGGTGCGTACTGGAGGGGCGATGAAAACAACAAGATGCTTTCCAGGATCTACGGCACTGCCTTCCCCGACAAAGAGGGCTTGGAGCAATATATCAACTTTCTCGAGGAGGTAAAGAAGCGGGACCACCGTCGCCTCGGAAGAGAACTCGACCTGTTCTCCGTTAGCGACGATATCGGCCCCGGTTTGATCCTCTGGCATCCAAAGGGTGCCCTGATGAGGAAGATCATCGAGGACTTCTGGAAGGAGGAGCACCTGGCGAAAGATTACGAGATCGTCTACACCCCTCACGTTGCGAAGCTCGACCTGTGGAGGGTTTCCGGGCATCTGGACTATTACCGGGAGGATATGTATTCCCCCATGGAAGTGGAAGGAGTTCATTACCAGATAAAACCGATGAACTGCCCCTTCCACACCAGCATCTACAAATCGAAGCTCAGAAGTTACCGTGAGCTTCCCATCCGCTACGCCGAGCTCGGGACTGTCTACCGCTTCGAGCGATCCGGTGTTCTCCACGGGCTCATGCGCGTTCGAGGCTTCACCCAGGACGATGCCCATATATTTTTAACCCCCGAACAGCTCGAGGGCGAGATTTTTGCGCTCCTCGACATGACGATAGAAATTCTNNNNNNNNNNNNNNNNAGGGCAGAGGATGCCCTGAAGGAGGCGCTGGATAAAAAAGGCCTTCCCTATCAGGTCGATCCCGGAGCAGGCGTTTTCTACGGCCCGAAGATCGACATCAAGATTAAGGACGTTCTGGGAAGGGCCTGGCAGTGTTCGACGATTCAGGTTGATTTCAACAACCCCGAGAGGTTCGACGTGAACTACATAGCATCCGACGGAAAGGAGCACCGGGCTATCATGATACACCGGGCGCTCATGGGGTCACTCGAGAGGTTTTTCGGCATCCTCATCGAGCACTACGCCGGCGCTTTTCCCCTCTGGCTTGCGCCCGTCCAGGTAACCCTGTTGACCGTAACGGACAGGACGAGGGATTACTGCGAGCAGGTAGCGCAGAAGCTTCGCAGCGAAGGGGTCAGGGTAAGAGAGGACATGAGAAACGAAAAGCTCTCCTTCAAGATAAGAGAGGCCCAGGTCAGCAAGATACCCTATGCCCTGGTCCTTGGCGAAAGGGAAATGGAAACGGGTACGGTTACCCCGAGACAGAGGGGGGACAGGCATCTTCCATCGATGTCCGTTGACGAATTCATTTCGATGATAAGGTCAGAACTGGAAGGAAAGGAGGAAGGCCATAGCAAAGAAGGTTAGGGTGAACAACCGGATTACTGCTACCGAAGTAAGATTGGTCAGTGCAGACGGTGAGCAGGTCGGAATCGTCAGCACCGAAGAAGCCCTCAATAGAGCCAAAGACCTGGGTCTCGACCTGGTCGAGGTTGCGCCAAATGCCAATCCGCCCGTATGCAGGATAATGGATTATGGAAAATACAAGTACCTCCAGAGCAAGAAGGAACACGAGGCCAGGAAGAAGCAGACCATAATCAATGTGAAAGAGATGAAGATAAGACCCAGAACCGATGAGCACGATTTCCAGGTTAAGTTAAAACATATCAGGCGCTTTCTCGGCGATGGAGACAAGGTGAAAGTAACCTGCAGGTTCAGGGGAAGGGAGATGGCATTCCAGAGCCAGGGACTGGCGTTGCTCAACAGGATTGCCGAGGAAGTCTCGGAGTTAGCGAAAGTCGAGTCACATCCAAAATCGGAAGGAAGGACAATCGTAATGATCCTTGGTCCCCTTGCGGTCAAGAAGAAAAGCTAACGGGAGGATAGGATGCCGAAAATCAAGACGAACAGGGGAGCAGCTAAGCGGTTCAAGGTTACCGCAACGGGAAAGATAAGAAAGAACAGCGCGAACAAGAGCCATCTGCTCACCCATAAGAGCACGAAGCGCAAGAGAAGGCTGAGAAAGTCGGTCATGATAGATTCGACGAACGTCAAAGCTGTCAAGAAACTCATACCCTACCTCTGAAGTGGCGCGGGAGACGGGGAAAAGATATAACTTCCAGGAGACGGTAAGATGTCGAGAGCAAAAAGAAGCAGCCATACGAGAAAGAAGAAGAAGAAGATCCTCAAGATGGCGAAGGGATACAGAGGGGGAAGGAGCAGGCTTGTGAGAACCGCAAAAGAATCCGTGGCCAAGGCCCTCATGTATTCCTACCGTGACAGGAAAGTGCGTAAGAGGGATATACGTGCGCTCTGGATCCAGAGGATAAACGCGGCCACCCGGCTTCACGGGCTTTCATACAGCAAGTTCATAAACGGCCTGAAAAGAGCGGACGTCGATATCGACAGGAAAATCCTCGCCAACCTTGCAATCCACGACGAAGATGCTTTCAGGCACTTAGTGGAAATTGCGAAATCATCTCTGGGTTGAGCCGAATTGTCCGATCTACACGAAACAATAAAGAGCATCCGTCAAGAAGCAAAAGATCTCATTGAAAATGCCGAGAAGGAGGGAGACCTCCTCGAGATAAAGGGGAGGTATTTCGGCAGGAAAGGGTCGTTGTCTGCCCTCATGAAAACCCTCGGGTCTCTTCCTGCAGAAGAGAGGAGAAAGGCCGGGAAAAGCTCAAACGAAGCGAAACGTGAGCTCGAACGGCTCTTCGATGCGAAGCTCGCGGAGATAAAGAGGAGGAGGAAGGAGCGGATCGGCACCGAAGCGGCGACCGACGTCACCCTTCCCCTGCATCTCATTCCCACCGGAAAAATCCATCCCGTATCGGAAACCCTCTTTCATATCATCGATGTTTTTTCCCGGCTCGGTTTCACCGTGTTTTCAGGCCCTGACATAGAAACGGACTATTACAACTTTGAAGCACTGAATATCCCCCCCGACCATCCAGCCAGGGATATGCAGGACACCTTCTACATAGCGAACCTGGATGGAGACCTGGTACTGCGCACGCACACCTCCCCGATTCAGATCCGCGTGATGGAGCGGTTACAGCCCCCCGTGCGCGTTATCGCACCGGGCACCGTGTACCGCTGCGACTATGACATTACCCACTCTCCCATGTTTCACCAGGTGGAGGGTTTCGCAGTAGACAGGGATGTCACCTTCTCTGATCTGAAGGGTGTCCTGACTGAGTTTTGCGGGCTGATTTTCAACAGAAGGGCAACCCTGCGTTTTCGCCCCTCCTACTTCCCCTTCACCGAGCCGAGCGCTGAAGTTGATATCGAATGTGTAATCTGCAACGGAGAT
This genomic window contains:
- the dnaE gene encoding DNA polymerase III subunit alpha; protein product: EKKATQVLKEYVDIYGKDSFFLEIQANGLPEQNRMNKLLAKLSNKNGVPLVATNDCHYLKKEDYGIHDILLCLQTGKKIDDENRMRFETDQFYLKPPELMYKEFENYGESLKNTMYIFERCNVTIDLGTYKIPRFLSPEGIASHDYMKTLAINGMEERFLEMKSRNEKIDDHDRLHYRKRLDYEIEVIKNTGFADYFLIVWDFINFSKKKGIPVGPGRGSAAGSLVSYCLRITDIDPIQYDLLFERFLNPDRISMPDIDCDFCMLGRDEVIRYVEDKYGKENVAQIITFGTMQAKAAIRDVARVLDIPYAEADRMAKLVPAGMKLAPAIRTDPRLKDLLDSDPQAKKVADISIAIEGTSRHASTHAAGVVISSGRITEHVPLYRNSNGDITTQFPMKDIDKIGLIKFDFLGLRTLTIMKHALDLIRQNHGVELKLERIKLDDVEVYKTLQQGDTKGVFQCESTGFTDLITKIRPTKLTELIDAIALYRPGPLQSGMVDDYVERKHGRRQVDYIFPELKEILKDTHGVIVYQEQVMKIAQVLAGYSMGEADSLRKAIGKKDQIKMAEHEIKFIDGCVKKGIEREKAGIFWSSIKGFGEYGFNKSHSAAYAFIAYYTAYLKTHYPVEYFCSILTYEAQDTAKVIQYINYCKDRGIEVLPPDVNESEEQFIISDGKIRFGLSAIKNVGSSAIEGIVEARKESPFANLLDFSRRVDHRKVNKRTIESLIKAGAFDTIEPSRGKAFTIFPGLMEKVQLMKKKEADPQMGLFGEKAPADIIRLEIDLEGVRDWSEKEKMLYEKESLGFYITGHPLDQHDALLSEVSVETTSSLQHRYQGDRVTVAGVVNNLREKRTRRNEVMAIVFFEDREGIVEVIVFPNLYGVSDHIIKSADPFFVSGRVERDDKSVKIIAEDIVQINEGKERLSREVHITLDSSRVKSEDVAEISKLFMKHRGDKKSRINYILDETLLVVIDLSEDYSLAPSPTFAKDLKNKLGYDAFDLH
- the hflX gene encoding GTPase HflX, with amino-acid sequence MLLTFTDRPIVSGNGGKEKAILVGVFLKGRKNRQSSPYRPVIAQDFMDELHALARSANAEVPHSVITSASHFNPSMLIGTGKADEIHRLIHHHDADLVIFNNLLRPVQQKNLEEFLGVKVIDRKELILDIFAQRAKSSEGKLQVELAQLQYRLTRIIGKGRELSRTGGGIGTRGPGEKKLEIDRRRIRERISQIKRDLVKVRKTRTLHYERRKKGNAFVVSLVGYTNAGKSTLFNFLTGASAISKNQMFSTLDPTTRRINIPSNGKRCLIVDTVGFIRDLPPELIDAFKATLEGINESDLIIHVIDFSSPFSEENEEVVEEILSDIGVRDKPMITVYNKTDLTKGQYSIEPGSGKLYISAKTGNGTDVLIREILKRVCQFEDTGKSSTQSEFSTSQISSRQRE
- a CDS encoding CDP-diacylglycerol--glycerol-3-phosphate 3-phosphatidyltransferase — protein: MPVRRYREKFDTERILNLANIITAARIILIPFFVQFIIQDRYTYALYVFVICGLSDAVDGFIARVFQVKSRFGMLLDPIADKALMATSFIILGIYQKIPLLLVIITISRDIIILLGSLLIIIFIGMEEISTVPLGKANTVFQLTTIAYILFLLSYPDFIRGLGLEKNAVIVKTALFYVTGGTTLLSGIHYFVNGFKKLTRI
- a CDS encoding DUF512 domain-containing protein, yielding MVRVDGVTRDSVADRHGVVRGDRIVHVNGKSVEDLIDLHFLTAQARCRIGVRNKRGEEFTFPYREKEGPLGIIPEPIKVKRCRNKCVFCFVHQLPRGMRRTLYVKDEDYRLSFLSGNFVTLSDVTDEELAKIIRYRLSPIYVSIHTTDNDLRRRMLGNPRARDIKTTLHELTHNGISVHGQIVICPGINDGKVLTQTVSDLSRLYPGLESVALVPVGITAHREGLPPIESITVEKAKDIVTYVESFARKFRKESGEDFLYASDEFYILAQRGLPSEKRYGEFHQIENGVGLVRKFMKSANRFSKMAAKPMGDLAGIVVTGALSSGLIDRFISEFNQKTGASVRVIPVENALFGNTVTVTGLLTGEDIVRAVKGGKGEILFIPSVLLRETGDRFLDDLTPEKLGGVTGKRVVVFEPDPVEFYRKCLEIMYN
- the infC gene encoding translation initiation factor IF-3 — encoded protein: MAKKVRVNNRITATEVRLVSADGEQVGIVSTEEALNRAKDLGLDLVEVAPNANPPVCRIMDYGKYKYLQSKKEHEARKKQTIINVKEMKIRPRTDEHDFQVKLKHIRRFLGDGDKVKVTCRFRGREMAFQSQGLALLNRIAEEVSELAKVESHPKSEGRTIVMILGPLAVKKKS
- the rpmI gene encoding 50S ribosomal protein L35, which codes for MPKIKTNRGAAKRFKVTATGKIRKNSANKSHLLTHKSTKRKRRLRKSVMIDSTNVKAVKKLIPYL
- the rplT gene encoding 50S ribosomal protein L20, translated to MSRAKRSSHTRKKKKKILKMAKGYRGGRSRLVRTAKESVAKALMYSYRDRKVRKRDIRALWIQRINAATRLHGLSYSKFINGLKRADVDIDRKILANLAIHDEDAFRHLVEIAKSSLG
- the pheS gene encoding phenylalanine--tRNA ligase subunit alpha, yielding MKSIRQEAKDLIENAEKEGDLLEIKGRYFGRKGSLSALMKTLGSLPAEERRKAGKSSNEAKRELERLFDAKLAEIKRRRKERIGTEAATDVTLPLHLIPTGKIHPVSETLFHIIDVFSRLGFTVFSGPDIETDYYNFEALNIPPDHPARDMQDTFYIANLDGDLVLRTHTSPIQIRVMERLQPPVRVIAPGTVYRCDYDITHSPMFHQVEGFAVDRDVTFSDLKGVLTEFCGLIFNRRATLRFRPSYFPFTEPSAEVDIECVICNGDGCRVCSETGWLEILGCGMIDPAVFEFVNYDFEHYSGFAFGMGVERITMLKYGINDIRLFFENDTRFLAQF